In a single window of the Phaeobacter sp. G2 genome:
- the gluQRS gene encoding tRNA glutamyl-Q(34) synthetase GluQRS, giving the protein MTFITRFAPSPTGPLHLGHAYSALLAHDMAMAEGGKFLLRIEDIDQSRARPQWEAQIYEDLEWLGLWWPKPVMRQSERQSIYDQALDRLWQLGLLYPCTCNRKDIAAAAAAPQEGSPLLGPDGVIYPGTCRGPWERVFSDQHQRPQNVPLRLDMEKAIGMVPGLFQNRRVPGKSFSSCGSFLETGNGPNGERGLVEFTPDNMVKTIGDVVLSRRGMGTSYHLSVVLDDAAQGVNHVIRGQDLFEATRIHILLQALLNLPHPTYHHHSLIRDEAGKRLAKRDDARAIATYRQDGANPQDIRELVGLG; this is encoded by the coding sequence GTGACCTTCATCACCCGCTTTGCCCCCTCTCCTACAGGCCCCCTACACCTGGGCCATGCCTATTCCGCCCTACTGGCCCATGACATGGCCATGGCTGAGGGGGGCAAATTTCTGCTACGGATCGAAGACATTGACCAATCTCGTGCACGCCCCCAGTGGGAAGCACAGATCTATGAAGATCTGGAATGGCTTGGATTGTGGTGGCCCAAACCGGTAATGCGCCAGTCAGAGCGCCAGTCAATCTACGATCAGGCTCTGGATCGGTTGTGGCAGTTGGGTCTCCTCTACCCCTGCACCTGCAATCGTAAAGACATCGCCGCCGCGGCTGCCGCCCCGCAGGAAGGTTCACCTCTGCTGGGGCCAGACGGGGTAATCTACCCCGGAACATGCCGGGGGCCGTGGGAACGGGTCTTTTCTGATCAGCACCAACGCCCTCAAAATGTTCCCCTTAGGCTCGATATGGAAAAAGCGATCGGCATGGTGCCCGGCCTGTTTCAGAATCGCAGAGTGCCCGGAAAATCTTTTTCTAGCTGTGGCAGTTTTCTGGAGACCGGAAACGGACCAAATGGCGAACGGGGTCTCGTTGAATTCACCCCAGACAACATGGTTAAGACCATCGGCGACGTTGTTCTTTCCAGGCGCGGCATGGGAACCTCATACCATCTCTCAGTGGTGCTGGACGATGCGGCGCAGGGCGTGAACCACGTCATTCGGGGTCAGGATCTCTTTGAAGCAACGCGGATACATATATTGCTTCAGGCCCTGTTGAACCTTCCCCATCCAACCTACCACCACCACAGCCTGATCCGCGACGAGGCGGGCAAACGCCTGGCCAAACGGGACGATGCCCGCGCCATTGCCACATACCGTCAGGATGGCGCCAACCCGCAAGACATCCGCGAACTTGTCGGCCTGGGCTAA
- the hisI gene encoding phosphoribosyl-AMP cyclohydrolase has protein sequence MQKVFTMSFDPNNLKYDAAGLIPCIAQDEASGEVLMMAWMNAQSVARTLETGKVTYWSRSRQAFWVKGESSGHVQSLVDLRLDCDRDCLLALVHQVGPACHTNRRSCFYTAVRDGEEVELMKPMD, from the coding sequence ATGCAAAAGGTTTTTACGATGTCCTTTGATCCCAATAATTTGAAGTATGACGCTGCGGGTCTGATCCCCTGTATCGCCCAGGATGAGGCGAGCGGCGAAGTTTTGATGATGGCCTGGATGAATGCGCAAAGCGTTGCCAGAACGCTGGAAACCGGCAAAGTGACCTATTGGTCCCGGTCTCGCCAGGCATTTTGGGTCAAAGGAGAAAGCTCGGGTCATGTTCAGAGCCTGGTGGATCTGCGGCTTGATTGTGACCGGGATTGTCTGTTGGCGCTGGTTCATCAGGTCGGCCCCGCCTGTCACACCAATCGGCGCAGCTGTTTTTATACGGCTGTTCGTGACGGGGAAGAGGTGGAGCTGATGAAGCCCATGGACTAG